TCTTGATTCAATGAGTGTTTATACATCTCTATTCCAGATTCCTGCAGTTGAAACTCGAATTGCAAAAATCGTAAGTAACGACAGCGCAGGTGTTCCTGTCGCAACAAATGACTGGACTGAGCATAAATTCAGTTTAAATGCTTTTGTCGGGCAAACAGTTTATATCGCGTTCAGATATTTTATGGATGTGAGTCTTGATGGTTTATGGTGTAATATCGATGATGTGTTCGTTGGAAACAGAGCAGCTGTTAACATAAGTCAGATAGGAACAAACATTCCGGGTAAATTTGACTTATTCCAGAACTATCCTAATCCGTTCAATCCCAAAACAAACATTAAGTTTGACCTTGCGAAAGCAACAAACGTAAAACTTACTGTTTATAACGCGCTCGGACAGGAAGTGAAAACTCTTGTTAACGAATATAAACCTGCAGGTTCTTATGTTGCAGATTTCGATGCAACAAACTTAACAAGCGGAACTTACTTCTATACACTCAGAACAAACGAATTTACTCAAACCAAAAAGATGGTTGTAATTAAGTAAAAAGCAAAAGTAAAAAATAAAATAGTTGTAATAAAAAAGGGGCTTGCAAGCCCCTTTTTTATTTTTAGTAAATTATTGAAAATAAGGACAGACAGGAATGTCTGTCCTACCAAAAGGGTTTAATTTTAGAGTTTAAACTCAATAAAATAAGTATTAATTTAGTTTATGCAACTTACTGAAGAAAGATTATCCCTTATCAAATCGAAGCTTTCGAATTTCAATATAACATATGGTGATGTGAACGGCACTTTGGGCTTAGTTATTCCCAAAGAACAGTTACTTGACGTATGCAAAATTCTCAGAGATGAGTGCGGCTTTGACTGGCTTGTCGATGCGGTCAGCGTTGACAGATTCACCAAGCAAAACAGATTTGAGATTATTTATAATCTGCGTTCGCGGGTTCACAGAGATAGGATTTTTTTCAGAGCAATTCTGGAATCAAAAAATCCTGAGTCTCCAAGTCTTGCAGGAATTTGGGAATCTGCTAATTGGTATGAACGCGAAGCATATGACATGATGGGAATTAAATTTACGAATCACCCCGACCCGAGAAGAATGTACATGCCTGATGAGTTTGAATATTATCCGCTCAGAAAAGATTTTCCGCTTATGGGTGTGCCTGATTCAATACCTTTACCGAATAAATAAAATTTTAAGATTAAGGATTTAAGATTATATGTCAAATACTATTCTTGAAAGAAACCCCGACCTTAAACGCTCCAAAATTCTTGAAGCGCTCGAGACAGAAGATTTAAGAGTTGAGTATAACGATGTTCTCGATAACGAGATGGTTCTTAACATGGGTCCACAGCATCCGGCAACTCACGGCGTACTAAGATTACTTTTGAGCCTGGATGGTGAAACCGTGAAGGGATGCGTCCCTGAGCTTGGCTATCTTCACAGAGGATATGAAAAACTTGCCGAAGCATCAACATACCACGAATTTATTCCGCACACAGACAGATTAGATTACCTCCAACCGATGGCAAACAACGTTGCTTATGCAATGGCTGTTGAAAAGCTAATCGGTCTTCAGGTTCCTGAAAGAGGGCAGTATATAAGAACAATTGTTTCAGAGCTTGCACGCATACAGTCGCATTTGCTTGCAATGGGAGCACTGCTTATTGATATTGGAGCGGTTACACCGTTTCTTTGGGTTATCCGTGAACGTGAGAAAATTCTTGATTTATATGACCTTATTTGCGGAGCGAGATTTACAACTTCATATACAAGAATCGGCGGAGTTGCGCAGGATATTAATGATGACATCGTTACGGCAATAAGAAATTTCATAAAAGAGTTTCCCGCAAATTTGCAGGAATGCAGAGACTTAGTAGAGAGAAATAAAATTTTCATCATAAGAACAGAGAATGTCGGTTACTTAGCGCCTGAAGAGTGCATTAAGCTTGGCTTAACAGGTCCATTAACACGTGCTGCAGGATTTGATAACGATTTAAGAAAAGATGACCCGTATTTGATTTACAGCCAGTTGAATTTTGATGTTCCTGTATTTAATGACAGCGATTGTCTTGCAAGATATTATGTCCGCGCTGATGAAATGGTGCAGTCAACAAGGATTGTTCAGCAGTGTCTTGACAAGCTTCCCGGTGGTCCGTGCAATGCGCAGGATGCCAAAAAAGTAATGCCTGAAAAAGGAAAAATTTACACAAAAATGGAAGAACTAATTCACGATTTCATTATCGTGAATTTTGGAGTTAATCCCCCTAAGCTTGAATCATATTCGGCAATCGAATCATCAAAAGGCGAATTAGGCTTTTATATTATTAGTGACGGCGGCGGACACCCGTATAGATTGAAAATCAGAAGTCCCAGCTTTTCTAACTTGCAAGGCTTAGCTCCGATGATGAGAGAATGTCTTGTGTCAGATACTGTTGTTATCATCGGCGGTGTTGACCCTGTGATGGGTGAAGCAGATAAGTAGTTTTTAAGGTTTATAAAGTTTGTAAAGTTATAAAGAAAATTGTAAAATTATGTTTGAACACGTTAAAGAACATTTATTTAACGCAGAAGAATTAAAAGTTGTAGAAAATCATCTTAAGAAATTCCCGACCAAGATGTCAGCGACTTTGCCTGTGCTCTGGATGATACAGGATAAATTCGGATGGATTTCTGAAGAGTCGATGAAATATGTTGCAGAGCTTCTTCAGGTGCCTGATGACCATGTTCTTGGCGTAGTTACATTTTATACAATGTATTTTCAGAAGCCGATGGGGAAGATTCATCTGCAGGTTTGCACAAATGTTTCGTGCATGCTTCGCGGCGGATATGATATTTATCATTATATCAGCGACAAGCTGAAAATAAAAAATAAAGAGATTACTCAGGACGGGATATTTTCGATTGAGGAAGTCGAGTGTCTCGGAAGCTGCGGAACTGCTCCGATGCTTCAGGTGAATAACAGAGAGTTTTATGAAAATCTTTCAGTAGATAAGATGGATGGATTGCTTGATGATTTAAAAAATAAATACGCTTAATTCTGAAATGGACAACGTAAAAATAATATTAAAAGACATAACTGATTTAAATAAGATTGATGTTTATGAAGCAACAGGCGGGTTCGGTGCTTTGAAAAAAGTTCTGAACGGAATGAAGCCGGATGATGTAATTGAAGAAGTTAAGAAATCGAATCTTCGCGGACGAGGCGGAGCTTGTTTCCCGACCGGCTTGAAATGGTCTTTCATGCCAAAGAACAACGAGAAGCCGAAATATCTTTGCTGTAACGGTGACGAATCGGAGCCGGGAAGTTTTAAGGACAGAGAAATTTTTGAAAAAAATCCATACCAGTTTATAGAAGGTTCAATCATTGCCGCTTATGCAATGGGATGTAAAGCAATTTATTGTTATATAAGAGGCGAGTATTGGAAATGGGTGAACATAATGGAAGAGGCAGTTGCGAAAACTTATGAGAAAGGTTACTTAGGTCAGAATATATTGGGAAGCGGTTTTTCGACAGATATGTATATTTACAAAGGCGCAGGTGCTTATATATGCGGTGAAGAATCTGCATTGATGAACTCACTTGAAGGCAAACGCGGATACCCGAGAATTAAACCTCCGTTCCCTGCAGCAGTTGGTGTTTGGGGAATGCCGACAACCATTAACAATATTGAAACTCTTGCGACTGTTCCTGAAATAATTACTCGTGGAGCGGAATGGTTTGCTGCAATCGGCGAGCCGAAGCATCCCGGAACATTGCTTTATGGAATAAGCGGTCACGTTAACAAGCCGGGTGTTTATGAGCTTCCGACAGGAATTCCTTTGATGACTTTGATAAATGATTACGCAGGCGGGGTATTAAACGGCAAAGATATTAAGATGGTTATCCCGGGCGGTTCTTCTATGCCTCCATTGACAAAAGAGGAATGTTTGACGATGAAAATGGATAACGAAAGCTTGAAAGCAGTCGGCTCGGCAATTGGAACGGCTGGCGTTATGGTAATGGATGAAGATACCGACATTTTAAAAGTCTTAACAAGAATAACAAAGTTTTATTACCACGAATCATGCGGACAATGCACTCCCTGCCGCGAGGGCTGCGGATGGCTTTTGAGGGTTCTCAAAAGAATCGAAGCGGGACTCGGAAGACAGGAAGATTTGGATTTGCTGATTTCGGTTTCAGAAAACATCGAGGGAAATACAATCTGCGCGCT
The DNA window shown above is from Ignavibacteria bacterium and carries:
- a CDS encoding choice-of-anchor J domain-containing protein, coding for MKKVILTMLFLIMASSMAFSQRIVINQNFDNIPLSGDSLPTGWARFTQLGSVTPGTLWAARDTGTTYPGANPNAVVAQAHSNPRGLTIPWTSGGPANLADQWCYTDSFTVQAGDSLIFWLLIGSTPGITAYLDSMSVYTSLFQIPAVETRIAKIVSNDSAGVPVATNDWTEHKFSLNAFVGQTVYIAFRYFMDVSLDGLWCNIDDVFVGNRAAVNISQIGTNIPGKFDLFQNYPNPFNPKTNIKFDLAKATNVKLTVYNALGQEVKTLVNEYKPAGSYVADFDATNLTSGTYFYTLRTNEFTQTKKMVVIK
- the nuoD gene encoding NADH dehydrogenase (quinone) subunit D codes for the protein MSNTILERNPDLKRSKILEALETEDLRVEYNDVLDNEMVLNMGPQHPATHGVLRLLLSLDGETVKGCVPELGYLHRGYEKLAEASTYHEFIPHTDRLDYLQPMANNVAYAMAVEKLIGLQVPERGQYIRTIVSELARIQSHLLAMGALLIDIGAVTPFLWVIREREKILDLYDLICGARFTTSYTRIGGVAQDINDDIVTAIRNFIKEFPANLQECRDLVERNKIFIIRTENVGYLAPEECIKLGLTGPLTRAAGFDNDLRKDDPYLIYSQLNFDVPVFNDSDCLARYYVRADEMVQSTRIVQQCLDKLPGGPCNAQDAKKVMPEKGKIYTKMEELIHDFIIVNFGVNPPKLESYSAIESSKGELGFYIISDGGGHPYRLKIRSPSFSNLQGLAPMMRECLVSDTVVIIGGVDPVMGEADK
- a CDS encoding NADH-quinone oxidoreductase subunit C, with the protein product MQLTEERLSLIKSKLSNFNITYGDVNGTLGLVIPKEQLLDVCKILRDECGFDWLVDAVSVDRFTKQNRFEIIYNLRSRVHRDRIFFRAILESKNPESPSLAGIWESANWYEREAYDMMGIKFTNHPDPRRMYMPDEFEYYPLRKDFPLMGVPDSIPLPNK
- the nuoF gene encoding NADH-quinone oxidoreductase subunit NuoF, with the protein product MDNVKIILKDITDLNKIDVYEATGGFGALKKVLNGMKPDDVIEEVKKSNLRGRGGACFPTGLKWSFMPKNNEKPKYLCCNGDESEPGSFKDREIFEKNPYQFIEGSIIAAYAMGCKAIYCYIRGEYWKWVNIMEEAVAKTYEKGYLGQNILGSGFSTDMYIYKGAGAYICGEESALMNSLEGKRGYPRIKPPFPAAVGVWGMPTTINNIETLATVPEIITRGAEWFAAIGEPKHPGTLLYGISGHVNKPGVYELPTGIPLMTLINDYAGGVLNGKDIKMVIPGGSSMPPLTKEECLTMKMDNESLKAVGSAIGTAGVMVMDEDTDILKVLTRITKFYYHESCGQCTPCREGCGWLLRVLKRIEAGLGRQEDLDLLISVSENIEGNTICALGDAAAWPVKWTIRKFRADFEARINKGEVVLENPNKVHALRYSPEYGLNTDESEYKEVEELMGKVREDVDELRY
- a CDS encoding NAD(P)H-dependent oxidoreductase subunit E, yielding MFEHVKEHLFNAEELKVVENHLKKFPTKMSATLPVLWMIQDKFGWISEESMKYVAELLQVPDDHVLGVVTFYTMYFQKPMGKIHLQVCTNVSCMLRGGYDIYHYISDKLKIKNKEITQDGIFSIEEVECLGSCGTAPMLQVNNREFYENLSVDKMDGLLDDLKNKYA